The following coding sequences are from one Ctenopharyngodon idella isolate HZGC_01 chromosome 17, HZGC01, whole genome shotgun sequence window:
- the ankrd6a gene encoding ankyrin repeat domain-containing protein 6 isoform X1, with the protein MGHQTALHRAAVVGNRDTISALIHGGCALDLQDKEGNTALHEVSWHGFSECVKLLVKAGADVQVKNKAGNTPLHLACQNGHSQTARVLLLGGAMPDSKNNACDTCLHISARYNHLSMIKILLGSFCSVAEKNQTGDTALHVAAALNHKKAVSLLLEAGADANIRNNTGHTALDKAQDNNNRDLAILLAKSNQVQRFARGKTVRKRRDVLQAQKRTQSLPRAQPSREKDCTEVAEDTNNSDQVFHRIQPERNTATLSPCTRRKIRSPRRKLEHVSRREYQLHERGSSSQRVKHSSPSSQEEDQTPGKVYQLYTLYRDKDGQIKQAPANDCHCKPLIKTLENKLKATKMEMRSEIHTVQEEMNCRLGRIEQKHKHQIKVLEKLTQERVSAERMECHYRINQRATLERMEGERKQQLAATNAVKSWCMSKIQDFEVQKPVETQYYKLLRSPSVDHSLVDSDPEGLPLLSLVSEESSSSLATYVNVLPSPGAAPNTDVKSLEFGDAFGRRYFEMKLNGSSDDYLNLTAPSMVKHKPLSRKLATADPKWHRAELQEVDVSKSRSDKGDELCDSSASSSLSTSSKQFNDSDTEPALGPAWKHSRHLKDRIKAHHTQTQQRGTMKTLELFSQRPVEVTFTQERANLHAMEVTQHFFETVSTQLEHWYERKIQEAQKVSEQKALQDRASLLEKINTLEEELQRLRTNTKTDC; encoded by the exons ATG gGTCATCAAACAGCCCTGCACCGGGCAGCTGTTGTGGGAAACCGTGACACCATCTCTGCCCTCATCCATGGGGGCTGTGCACTTGACCTACAAGACAAG GAAGGAAACACTGCTTTGCATGAGGTATCATGGCATGGCTTCAGCGAATGTGTAAAGCTACTGGTCAAAGCTGGTGCCGATGTCCAAGTGAAGAACAAA gcagGAAACACTCCTCTACATTTAGCCTGTCAGAATGGACATTCCCAGACTGCTCGAGTGCTGCTGCTTGGTGGAGCTATGCCTGACAGCAAAAACAATGCAT GTGACACATGTTTGCACATTTCTGCACGCTACAATCACTTGTCCATGATTAAGATCCTCTTGGGTTCTTTCTGCTCTGTGGCTGAGAAAAACCAG ACAGGAGACACTGCGCTCCATGTCGCTGCTGCTCTAAATCACAAGAAAGCTGTCAGTCTGTTACTGGAAGCAGGAGCTGATGCAAACATCAGAAACAAT ACAGGCCACACTGCTCTTGATAAAGCCCAAGACAATAACAACCGAGATTTGGCTATTCTTCTAGCAAAATCTAATCAG GTCCAGAGGTTTGCTCGTGGAAAGACGGTGAGAAAAAGAAGAGATGTGTTGCAGGCCCAGAAGAGAACTCAGTCCCTCCCCAGAGCTCAACCCTCCCGAGAGAAG GACTGTACTGAAGTGGCTGAAGACACAAACAACAGCGATCAAGTATTTCACAGGATACAACCTGAACGGAACACAGCAACTCTGAGCCCCTGCACAAGGAGAAAGATCAGGAGTCCGAGAAGGAAG TTGGAACATGTGTCCCGGAGAGAGTATCAGCTCCATGAGAGAGGATCTTCATCCCAGAGAGTGAAACACAGCAGCCCCAGCTCTCAGGAGGAAGATCAAACTCCGGGAAAAGTGTATCAGCTTTATACACTATACAGAGACAAAGATGGACAGATAAAGCAG GCTCCTGCAAATGACTGTCATTGTAAGCCCCTCATTAAAACGCTGGAGAATAAGCTGAAAGCCACAAAGATGGAGATGAGGTCAGAAATTCACACTGTCCAAGAGGAGATGAACTGCAGGCTCGGCagaatagaacaaaaacacaagcaTCAG ATTAAAGTGCTTGAGAAACTCACACAGGAGCGTGTGTCGGCTGAGAGGATGGAGTGTCATTATCGAATCAATCAGAgggccacactggaacgcatgGAGGGCGAAAGAAAACAG caGTTAGCTGCTACCAATGCTGTAAAAAGCTGGTGCATGTCTAAGATTCAGGATTTTGAGGTGCAAAAGCCTGTCGAGACACAATACTACAAACTCCTGCGCTCTCCATCGGTGGATCACTCTCTGGTGGACTCAGATCCCGAGGGTCTCCCGCTGCTGTCGCTCGTCTCTGAGGAGAGCTCCAGCTCACTGGCCACCTACGTCAATGTGTTACCCAGTCCAGGAGCAGCTCCTAACACCGATGTGAAAAGTCTTGAGTTTGGGGATGCATTTGGGAGGAGATACTTTGAGATGAAGCTGAATGGTTCTtcag ATGATTATCTTAACCTGACAGCTCCTTCCATGGTTAAACACAAGCCTCTTTCACGGAAGCTGGCGACTGCTGACCCCAAGTGGCATCGAGCTGAACTGCAGGAGGTTGATGTCTCAAAGTCGAGGTCAGACAAGGGGGATGAACTCTGTGACAGCAGTGCCAGCAGTAGCCTGTCCACATCCAGCAAGCAATTCAATGACAGCGATACAGAACCAGCGCTCGGCCCAGCCTGGAAACACAGCAGGCACCTGAAGGATAGGATTAAAGCACACCACACTCAAACCCAGCAGCGCGGCACCATGAAGACCCTGGAGTTGTTTTCCCAGCGGCCCGTGGAGGTCACCTTCACTCAAGAGCGGGCAAACTTGCACGCCATGGAGGTGACGCAGCATTTCTTTGAGACGGTCTCCACGCAGCTGGAACACTGGTATGAAAGGAAGATCCAGGAAGCGCAGAAGGTGTCGGAACAGAAAGCTCTGCAGGATAGAGCCAGTCTACTGGAGAAGATCAACACGCTAGAGGAAGAGTTACAGAGGCTTCGCACTAACACTAAAACCGACTGTTGA
- the ankrd6a gene encoding ankyrin repeat domain-containing protein 6 isoform X2: protein MGHQTALHRAAVVGNRDTISALIHGGCALDLQDKEGNTALHEVSWHGFSECVKLLVKAGADVQVKNKAGNTPLHLACQNGHSQTARVLLLGGAMPDSKNNACDTCLHISARYNHLSMIKILLGSFCSVAEKNQTGDTALHVAAALNHKKAVSLLLEAGADANIRNNTGHTALDKAQDNNNRDLAILLAKSNQVQRFARGKTVRKRRDVLQAQKRTQSLPRAQPSREKDCTEVAEDTNNSDQVFHRIQPERNTATLSPCTRRKIRSPRRKLEHVSRREYQLHERGSSSQRVKHSSPSSQEEDQTPGKVYQLYTLYRDKDGQIKQAPANDCHCKPLIKTLENKLKATKMEMRSEIHTVQEEMNCRLGRIEQKHKHQIKVLEKLTQERVSAERMECHYRINQRATLERMEGERKQLAATNAVKSWCMSKIQDFEVQKPVETQYYKLLRSPSVDHSLVDSDPEGLPLLSLVSEESSSSLATYVNVLPSPGAAPNTDVKSLEFGDAFGRRYFEMKLNGSSDDYLNLTAPSMVKHKPLSRKLATADPKWHRAELQEVDVSKSRSDKGDELCDSSASSSLSTSSKQFNDSDTEPALGPAWKHSRHLKDRIKAHHTQTQQRGTMKTLELFSQRPVEVTFTQERANLHAMEVTQHFFETVSTQLEHWYERKIQEAQKVSEQKALQDRASLLEKINTLEEELQRLRTNTKTDC, encoded by the exons ATG gGTCATCAAACAGCCCTGCACCGGGCAGCTGTTGTGGGAAACCGTGACACCATCTCTGCCCTCATCCATGGGGGCTGTGCACTTGACCTACAAGACAAG GAAGGAAACACTGCTTTGCATGAGGTATCATGGCATGGCTTCAGCGAATGTGTAAAGCTACTGGTCAAAGCTGGTGCCGATGTCCAAGTGAAGAACAAA gcagGAAACACTCCTCTACATTTAGCCTGTCAGAATGGACATTCCCAGACTGCTCGAGTGCTGCTGCTTGGTGGAGCTATGCCTGACAGCAAAAACAATGCAT GTGACACATGTTTGCACATTTCTGCACGCTACAATCACTTGTCCATGATTAAGATCCTCTTGGGTTCTTTCTGCTCTGTGGCTGAGAAAAACCAG ACAGGAGACACTGCGCTCCATGTCGCTGCTGCTCTAAATCACAAGAAAGCTGTCAGTCTGTTACTGGAAGCAGGAGCTGATGCAAACATCAGAAACAAT ACAGGCCACACTGCTCTTGATAAAGCCCAAGACAATAACAACCGAGATTTGGCTATTCTTCTAGCAAAATCTAATCAG GTCCAGAGGTTTGCTCGTGGAAAGACGGTGAGAAAAAGAAGAGATGTGTTGCAGGCCCAGAAGAGAACTCAGTCCCTCCCCAGAGCTCAACCCTCCCGAGAGAAG GACTGTACTGAAGTGGCTGAAGACACAAACAACAGCGATCAAGTATTTCACAGGATACAACCTGAACGGAACACAGCAACTCTGAGCCCCTGCACAAGGAGAAAGATCAGGAGTCCGAGAAGGAAG TTGGAACATGTGTCCCGGAGAGAGTATCAGCTCCATGAGAGAGGATCTTCATCCCAGAGAGTGAAACACAGCAGCCCCAGCTCTCAGGAGGAAGATCAAACTCCGGGAAAAGTGTATCAGCTTTATACACTATACAGAGACAAAGATGGACAGATAAAGCAG GCTCCTGCAAATGACTGTCATTGTAAGCCCCTCATTAAAACGCTGGAGAATAAGCTGAAAGCCACAAAGATGGAGATGAGGTCAGAAATTCACACTGTCCAAGAGGAGATGAACTGCAGGCTCGGCagaatagaacaaaaacacaagcaTCAG ATTAAAGTGCTTGAGAAACTCACACAGGAGCGTGTGTCGGCTGAGAGGATGGAGTGTCATTATCGAATCAATCAGAgggccacactggaacgcatgGAGGGCGAAAGAAAACAG TTAGCTGCTACCAATGCTGTAAAAAGCTGGTGCATGTCTAAGATTCAGGATTTTGAGGTGCAAAAGCCTGTCGAGACACAATACTACAAACTCCTGCGCTCTCCATCGGTGGATCACTCTCTGGTGGACTCAGATCCCGAGGGTCTCCCGCTGCTGTCGCTCGTCTCTGAGGAGAGCTCCAGCTCACTGGCCACCTACGTCAATGTGTTACCCAGTCCAGGAGCAGCTCCTAACACCGATGTGAAAAGTCTTGAGTTTGGGGATGCATTTGGGAGGAGATACTTTGAGATGAAGCTGAATGGTTCTtcag ATGATTATCTTAACCTGACAGCTCCTTCCATGGTTAAACACAAGCCTCTTTCACGGAAGCTGGCGACTGCTGACCCCAAGTGGCATCGAGCTGAACTGCAGGAGGTTGATGTCTCAAAGTCGAGGTCAGACAAGGGGGATGAACTCTGTGACAGCAGTGCCAGCAGTAGCCTGTCCACATCCAGCAAGCAATTCAATGACAGCGATACAGAACCAGCGCTCGGCCCAGCCTGGAAACACAGCAGGCACCTGAAGGATAGGATTAAAGCACACCACACTCAAACCCAGCAGCGCGGCACCATGAAGACCCTGGAGTTGTTTTCCCAGCGGCCCGTGGAGGTCACCTTCACTCAAGAGCGGGCAAACTTGCACGCCATGGAGGTGACGCAGCATTTCTTTGAGACGGTCTCCACGCAGCTGGAACACTGGTATGAAAGGAAGATCCAGGAAGCGCAGAAGGTGTCGGAACAGAAAGCTCTGCAGGATAGAGCCAGTCTACTGGAGAAGATCAACACGCTAGAGGAAGAGTTACAGAGGCTTCGCACTAACACTAAAACCGACTGTTGA